The genomic region ATGCGCGCTGCGACCTCTGCTTCAAGGTAGACAGTCCGGCTGTCATTGCCGAATGTCCAACCGATGGCTGAACAATCCCAGTCCTCGGTCAGAACCGTTTGCCTGCCTGTACTGCGATCATGCGCGATCAACCGAACCCGATCGGCATAAAAATCATATTCTCTCTGAAACCCAAAGAGAATCCACCGGCCGTCCGGCGAATAAACTGGATGAACGGCATCAGCGGCAAAGCGAGGTGTCAGACTTTTAGTTCGCCCTGCCTTGGCGCTCTTTGTCATGCTTGACGGCACCTTGACCGTAAAGACGCCCCACTGAACCGGATCATGTGGAGGGGTGGACCGCGACGCCGCGAAGGCGATCTCTTTACCATCAGGAGATATTTGGAATTGACCACTCAAATCCATCCAATCAAACCAGCGGCGGGAATTCGGTGTCAGGTCGCGCACGTCCCCCGTCTCTAAATCGAGAATAAAAATATGGTGAACCTTCCCCTCGGTAAGCCATTGATCCCAGATGCGGTAGAAACGGTCTTCAGTCGTCCGCGCCTTCACCGGATCTTTTGCCCTTTGCCGGGCCTGTTCTGCGGTGGCTTTGAGTTTCGGCGCATCGGAGTAGACCGGCGCGAGAAAGGCGACACGCCGCCCGTCGGGGAAGAATCGGGGCGCCGCGATGCCGAAGGGAAAATCGGTTAAACGTTCCGGTTCACCCCCGTCGAGAGAGAGAAGGTAAAGCTGGGGTTGATCGGGGAACGCCGTTGAAAGTCCGGCACCTTTCGGATGGGTTTTGGAGGATGTTTCGCCCCGCCCCGCCGTTCCACCCGGCTTTCTGACAAAGAGGATCCTGCGCCCGTCCGGCGCCCAGGCCGGCTGGTTGCTGGATTGTTCATTGCCTGTCAGGGGGCGGGCGGCATCCCCTTTTCGCTCCATGCCGGCATGGAGCGCATCGGATGGAAGCAGCCACAAACGGCTCTTACCCTGATTCTGTTCGAGGTTATGGGTGGTGACGGTCACCAGGATCTGCTTCCCGTCGGGAGAGGGTTCCGGGGCGCCAACGCGTGGAATTGTCCAGAGGTCGGTTGCGGTTAAAGTCCTGCTGGCCATGGAACCTCCTTGTTTCATCCTTTCCCTTTTCTGGGGCGCAGCGCTTCCCCGCGCGTCAGCTCAAAGCGCCTTTCTGAGGATTAAGGACCATGAGGAGGAGGTCAAGCATCGGATCCCCTGCCCGATAAAAAACCATAACCACCTTTCCTGACGCCCCTTCGCTTTTCTCTTCAGGCCGCAACCGGAAGAACGTAATATATTCTGCAACCGCCCCTTCGGTCGGTGGACCGGGGCTATTTCTGATGATTCCCCAGGAGGAACTTATGAGACACGGCCGTCCCAATACCATGTTCGTTCTCTTTGCCGCACTGGCTGTTCTACTGCCGTGCTCGATCCTGTCAGCAGGGGCCGGGGAGAATCCGGAATCCTTGAATTCTCATTTTGGAATGGGAGGTCTGGTCGGCGCCCCGGGAATCCTGCGAAGCGTTGAAGCCGGATTGATAAACCCCGCCGCCTGGCCTATCCAGCAGCGTCCCGGGCTCTTTCTCGCGTGGGATGATCCTGTCGAATCGGACGGCGTGAGAGATTTTCGCACCGTTCTCTCTCTTAACAACCTCGCCTTCGCCATGAAGCGCGCCGGATTCCAGGACAGTGCGGGGAAGCATATTCAATATGATTATACAATAGGAATGGGGTTCGGAAACAGATCCCACTCTTCAGGCATTTCCTACTCCTGGACCCATGGGGGCTGTCCGGCCATCCCACCCAGTGAGCGGATTGCGGTAGGTGATATATTCCGGTGGCGGCCGTTTTCCATCGGAATGTCGAGTGCCTGGGATCTTGATAGCAAAGAGGGCGTGCTGCAGGCGGATGCCGGTCTGCGCCCGATTCAATTTGGAGATGCCCGCTTCACCCTCTTTGCGGAGGCGCTGCTACGGCATGGGGACGATATTGATGAGCTAAAAGTAGGATATGGGATAGAGACTCACATTCTTCCAGGTTTAACTTTGGCTGCCCGCGTTGATGATGAAAATTTCCTCAGCTTCCGTGTGGATCTCGGATTTGCCGATTTCCGGCCGGGGTACCGCCACCATATCGATGATGACAATGAGCATGTCTCCTCTACTTATACAGTCGAGCTGACCGATGGTCCGGAAATCAGCCGGCTCTTTGCGCCGAAGAACAAATACCCTGAGATTGAACTGAAGGCACCGGTCACTTACCGACGGTATCGCCTCTTTGACGATCGCCTGTGTTTTCTCAGGATTCTGGAGCAGATCAACGGCTTGGCTGATGATCGCACGGTTGACGGGGTGATTCTGAATCTATCCGGATTGAAAGCCAGTCCCGCTCAGCTTTGGGAAATTCGCGGCCAGTTGGCCGGTCTGCGG from Candidatus Eisenbacteria bacterium harbors:
- a CDS encoding S9 family peptidase, with the protein product MASRTLTATDLWTIPRVGAPEPSPDGKQILVTVTTHNLEQNQGKSRLWLLPSDALHAGMERKGDAARPLTGNEQSSNQPAWAPDGRRILFVRKPGGTAGRGETSSKTHPKGAGLSTAFPDQPQLYLLSLDGGEPERLTDFPFGIAAPRFFPDGRRVAFLAPVYSDAPKLKATAEQARQRAKDPVKARTTEDRFYRIWDQWLTEGKVHHIFILDLETGDVRDLTPNSRRWFDWMDLSGQFQISPDGKEIAFAASRSTPPHDPVQWGVFTVKVPSSMTKSAKAGRTKSLTPRFAADAVHPVYSPDGRWILFGFQREYDFYADRVRLIAHDRSTGRQTVLTEDWDCSAIGWTFGNDSRTVYLEAEVAARMAIFSFNFQAALKDPQSTKPWELVRGGSFSPPRPAGKRLYTNVSTLSAPPEIVSFDLQGRAERRHTAFTKPIMNGIRLGKVEEFIFAGAEEHPVQMFLIHPPETVKIEKVTKKPARAKRLPLVHVIHGGPHGTSSDSWHWRWNGQVFAAPGYLVAMVNFHGSTSWGQGFTSSILGRWGDQPYKDIMAATDELISRGLADPKRMAATGGSYGGYLVSWIASQTDRFACLINHAGVCDFQTQYASDITQGRRRSMGGEVWNNQEGLDRYNPMRQAAGFKSPMLIIHGEQDYRVPYVQGIQIYNVYKAMKLPARLVCYPDENHWILKPRNSIFWYDEFLSWLKRWIGRKNP